Sequence from the Qipengyuania pelagi genome:
CCCCTGGACCAGCGAGATCGTGAAGAAGACGCGCAAGCCCTGGATCGCGGCGGTGAACGGCTTTGCCTTGGGCGGCGGATGCGAGCTGGCCATGATGGCCGATTTCATCATCGCGAGCGAGAACGCCAAGTTCGGCCAGCCCGAAATCAATCTCGGCGTCGCGCCCGGCATGGGCGGATCGCAGCGCCTGACCAAGGCGATCGGCAAGTCCAAGGCGATGGAAATGTGCCTGACGGGCCGGATGATGGGCGCCGAAGAGGCGGAGCGCAGCAATCTGGTGGTGCGCGTGGTGCCGCATGACGAGCTGCTGGGCGACGCGCTCAAGACCGCGGCGACCATCGCCAGCAAGCCGCCCATGGCCGCGATCGCCAACAAGGAAATGGTCAACGCCGCCTTCGAAACTTCACTCGATCAGGGCCTGATCGTGGAACGCCGCATCTTCCAGATCCTCGCCGCGAGCGAGGACAAGAAGGAGGGCATGGCGGCCTTCGTGGAGAAGCGCGAAGGTAAGTGGAAGGGGCGGTAAAACAAACCCCTCCCCTGAAGGGGAGCGGAGGAGCCGCGAAGCGGCGGAGGGGTGGGGAATGGCATGGAGCAAGCCTCGATTGACATCCCCCACCCCAACCCCTCCCCTGAAGGGGAGGGGCTTAGTGGAGAGAGAACATGAAAATCGCCTTTATCGGCCTCGGCAATATGGGCGGCGGAATGGCCGCGAACCTCGTGAAGGCGGGGCACTCGGTGCACGCCTTCGACCTCAGCGCTGACGCGCTCGACGCCGCGAAGACGAATGGCTGCACACCCTTCACCGATGCGGGCGAGGCCTGTGCGGAGGTCGAGGCGGTCGTCACCATGCTGCCCAATGGCGGGATCGTGAAGTCGGTCTATGAGGGCAGCGTCATCGGCACCGCACCGGCTGGCGCGGTGCTGCTCGACTGTTCGACCATTGACGTCGCCACCGCGAAGGAGACGATCGCGGCCGCCGAAAACGCAGGCTATGCCATGGTCGATGCGCCGGTTTCCGGCGGGATCGCGGCGGCGAATGGCGGTACGCTGACCTTCATGGTCGGCGGAAGCGAGGAAGCGTTCGAGCGCGCGAAACCCGTGCTCGAAGCCATGGGCAAGGCCGTGATCCACGCAGGCGATGCGGGAGCTGGGCAGACGGCGAAGATCTGCAACAATATGCTCCTCGCCATCACCATGATCGGCACGTCCGAAGCGATGAAGATGGCCGAGAAATTGGGCCTTGATCCGCAGAAATTCTACGAAATCTCGTCGCAATCCTCGGGCTATAACTGGTCGCTCAACGCCTACACCCCGCTACCCGGCGTGGGCGTCGAGAGCCCGGCGGACAAGGACTATCAGGGCGGCTTCGCCACCGCGCTGATGCTCAAGGATCTGCGGCTCGCGATGGAGGCAGCCGAAAATTCCGATGCCCCCGTGCCGCTGGGTGCGCGCGCCGCCTCGCTTTACGAGGATTTCGCGGGCGCGGGCAATGGCGGGCTCGATTTCTCGGCGATTATCAAGACCTACAAGTAATTCCACCACCGTCATTGCGAGCGACCGCAAGGTCGCGCGGCAATCCAGGGCAATTCACGAACACCCTGGATTGCCGCGGAGACTTTGTCTCCTCGCAATGACGATCAGGCATGGATCGCGGCGAGGATCGCTTCGAGCCATTCGCGCGGGGCGCGACGCCTGCCGATATCGGCGACGAATTCCTGCCCGCGCGCGACGCTCTTTAGCCGCTTGCCGGGCAGCCAGCGATCCGCGCGATCATGATAGCTCAACCCTCCGGGCTTGAGCCAGCCCGGTCGATTCCACAGGGTCAGCGGGCCTTCCGGGACCGTCAGGCGCAGCACATCGCACGCCGTCCGCGCCACGCGCCCCGGCCCGCGATAGATCGTGTCGTTCCTCCCGTGCATGGCGAGCGCGTGCGGATGGCCGAGCGCGACGAGATCGCCGGGCACGTTTTCCGCCAGCGAGATCATCTCCTCGATCTTCAGATAGCCGAAGATGCGGTGGTGCGGCGCCTCGCCGTCCCTGCGGAACAGGCCGAAGAACAGGAACACGTCGCCCTGCCCCACGCCCTGGTTGGCCAGATGGGTCTGCGCGGCACCGACCTGTCCGAAGGCGCAGGTGCCGTCATCGAGGAACATCGGATCGTGATGGCACAAATCCTCCGGCCCGACCCTGCCCCGGCTGGCGCGCGAGGCGTGGTCGCCCAGCCCGAGATCGCGATAGCTGGTGCGCGAAGCCACGCCCGCCGGGATCGGCAGGCTGAGCGGAAATCCGCCGTTCGGGCCATCCACGATCGGCGAGGGTCCGCCGCCCGATCCGCTGTCGAACCCCTTGCGGCTGAAGACGATCCTCATGCCGCGCCGCGCGTCAGCGGCCCCCGACCTCGCTTCGGACCGCGCGGCCGCCCGGCGCCAGCTCGCCCTGCCAGGCCAGCAACGGCTTCCTCGCCGCCTGCGTTTCGTCGAGACGACGGCGCGGCGCGTAATGCGGGGCGCTCTTCATGCTTTCATCGCCCGCGATCGCGCGTTCGGCCACGCTGCGCAGTGCCATGATGAACTGGTCGAGCGCGGCCTTGCTCTCGGTCTCGGTCGGTTCGACCAGCATCGCGCCGTGGACGACGAGCGGGAAATACATCGTCATCGGATGATACCCCTCGTCGATCAGCGCCTTGGCGAGATCGAGAGTCGAGAGACCTTCGGCAAAGCCCTTATCGCCGAACAGCGCCTCGTGCATACACGGCCCGCTATGCGCGAAGGGCGCGTGCAGCAGGTCTTCGAGGCTGCGCAGCACGTAATTGGCGTTGAGCACGGCGTCTTCGGCGACCTGCCGCAACCCGTCCGCGCCGTGGCTGAGGATGTAGGTCAGCGCGCGGGTGAACATGCCCATCTGGCCGTGAAAGGCGGTCATCCGCCCGAAGCTCTGCATCTTGCCGCCGAAATGCTCTTCGGAGAAGCTGTCGGCGTCCTCTTCCTCGACCAGATGCACCACGCCATCCGCCGTGCGTGCGGTATAGGGGAGCGGTGCGAAGGGGCTGAGCGCTTCGGACAGCACCACCGGACCCGAACCCGGCCCGCCCCCGCCATGGGGCGTCGAAAAGGTCTTGTGGAGGTTGATGTGCATCGCATCGACGCCGAGGTCGCCGGGGCGCACCCGGCCGACGATGGCGTTGAAATTGGCCCCGTCGCAATAGACGTAACCACCCGCTGCATGGACCGCGTCGGAAATCGCCTTCATGTCCCGCTCGAACAGGCCGCAGGTGTTGGGATTGGTGATCATCACCCCCGCCACGTCCGGTCCGAGCCGCGCCTTCAGGGCTTCGAGATCGACGCGCCCTTCGCTGGTCGCCGGGATATCCTCCACCCGGTAACCCGCAAAGGCGGCCGTGGCGGGATTGGTCCCGTGCGCGCTTTCGGGCACGAGGATGACCTCGCGCGCATCGCCCTTGGCTTCCAGCGCGGCGCGGATGCAGAGGATGCCGCACAATTCGCCATGCGCGCCCGCTTTGGGGCTCATCGCGACGCCGTGCATTCCGGTCAGCGTGATCAGCCAGTGCGCCAATTCGTTGACCACTTCGAGCGCGCCGCGCACGGTATCGACCGGCTGCAAGGGGTGGACATCGGCGAAACCGGGCATTCGCGCGACCTTTTCGTTGAGGCGCGGATTGTGCTTCATCGTGCAGCTGCCGAGCGGAAACAGGCCCAGATCGATGGCGTAGTTCTGGCGGCTGAGGCGCGTGTAATGGCGCACGGTTTCCGGCTCGGTCAGGCCGGGCAGGCCGATCGGTTCGGAGCGGGCGAGATCGCCGAGGCGGCTCGAAAGCCCCTCCTCTTCAGGGGAGGGGTTGGGGTGGGGGCTGTCATCAGACGAAGCGCCTCTGTCGTTACAGGCCCCACCCCCGGCCCCTCCCCTAAAGGGGAGGGGAGACGCGAAATCGACGCCGGTCGTGTCGGGGCCACCGATTTCGAAGATCAACGGCTCTTCCAGCATCAGCGCGCGATTACCGGTGACGGTGTCGGGGCCGCTGACGGCGTTATGGCCTTCGACCGGAGTGCCTGGCTTCCAGCCGGACTTGTTGGGCGCGTTCATGACAGGGCTCCTTCCAGAGCGGAGGCGAGCGTTTCGATATCCTCCTCGGTGGTGGTCTCGGTCACCGCGACCAGCAGACCGTCCGCCAGCGCGTCATTGCCGGGGAACAGCCGCCCGAGCGAGACGCCCGCCAGCACGCCGTCTTCGGCCAGCTTGCGCACGACGGCGCGCGCATCCTGTCCGATCCGCACCGTGAACTCGTTGAAGAAATTGTCGTTCAGCACGCTCACCCCCGGCACCTTGGCCAGACGATCGGCGGCGATGCAGGCGAGGCGGTGGTTTTCCGCCGCAAGCGCGCGCAGGCCCTTCTCTCCCAGCAGCGTCATATGCACGCTGAAGGCGAGCGCGCAGAGGCCCGAATTGGTGCAGATATTGCTCGTCGCCTTCTCGCGCCGGATATGCTGTTCGCGGGTCGAGAGCGTGAGGACGAAGCCGCGCTTGCCCTCCGCATCCACCGTTTCTCCGCACAGGCGACCCGGCATCTGGCGGACATGCTTGGGATCGCGCACGGCGAAGAGGCCCAGATACGGCCCGCCGAACTGGAGGCCGACGCCGATCGCCTGGCCTTCGCCCACGACGATGTCCGCGCCCTGCTCGCCCGGCGATTTCACCGCGCCCAGCGCCACCGGCTCGGTATTGAGGACGACCAGCAGCGCGCCTTTCTCATGCGCCGCGTCCGCGATCTCCTGAAGGTTCGGCAGACGACCGAGGATGTCGGGATATTGCACGACGACGCAGCTCGTCTTGTCGTCGATCCGCGCGATCAGGCCCTGATTGTCGGGCGCGGATTGCAGAGCAGGCTCGGCCCCCGCGATCGCGTCCTCGGTGAACTTCGCCATGGTGCGCACGACCTCGGCGTAATGGGGGTGCAGGGCGCCCGAGAGCACCACGCGATCGCGCTTGGTGATGCGCGCCGCCATCGCCACCGCTTCCCAGCAGGCGGTCGACCCGTCATACATCGATGCGTTCGCCACCGCGCAGCCATAGAGGCGCGCGACCTGGCTCTGGAATTCGAACAGCATCTGCAACGTGCCCTGCGCGATTTCCGGCTGGTAGGGCGTGTAGGCGGTCAGGAATTCCCCGCGCTGGATGATGTGATCGACGCTGGCCGGAACGTGGTGGCGATAGGCCCCGGCCCCGAGGAAGAACGGCGCGTCCGCTGCGGCGAGGTTCTTCTTCGAGAGCCGCCGCATATGCTTTTCGACCGCCATTTCGCTGGCATGCATCGGCAGGCCGTGGATCGGGCCGGTGAGGCGCGCCTCTTCGGGGACGTCCACGAACAGATCGTCGATCGACGAGGCGCCGACTTTTTCGAGCATCGCACCGCGATCGGCGTCGGTCAGGGGTAGGTAGCGCATGGTTACTCCTAAGGCCCCCTCCCGCATCGGGAGGGGGAAGCAGGCTCACAGCCCGTCGCAGAAGCTCTTATAGGCGGCTTCGTCCATCAGACCGTCCAGCTCGCCCTTGTCGGCGATGGTCAGCTTGAAGAACCAGCCATCGGCTTCGGGCGAGGAATTGACCAGCGCCGGGTCCTCGTCGAGCGCCTGGTTCGCTTCGGTCACTTCGCCGGTGATGGGCGCATAGACATCGCTTGCCGCCTTGACGCTTTCGACCACGGCGGCGTCCTTGCCCTTCGCAACCTGCGCTCCCGTATCGGGCAGTTCGACGAACACTATGTCGCCCAATTGCTCCTGCGCGTAATCGGTGATCCCAACGGTTGCGATGTCGCCATCGACATCGATCCATTCGTGTTCTTCGGTGAAATAACGGGCCATCGGTCAGTTTCCTCTGTGATAGCGATGGGGGACGAAGGGGAGCTTGGCGACCTTAGCGGGCAGTCGCTTGTTACGAACCTCGACGGTGAGTTCGGTTCCCTCACCTGCATGATCGCTCATGACATAGCCCATGGCGATCGGGTGGCCGAGCGTGGGCGAGAAGCCGCCGCTGGTGACGCGGCCGACCGCATCCTCGCCGTGATAGATCACCGCACCCTCGCGCGCGGGCAGGCGGCCTTCGAGGACGAGGCCCACGCGCTTGTCGGCGCAGCCATCGGCCAGTTTCACCGCGCAGGCGGAGTGGCCCATCCAGCCGCCGCTCTCGCGCCGCGTCTTGGTCAGCGCGAAGGTGAGGTCGGCGGTAACGGGGTCGATATCGGCGGTGAGGTCGTGCCCATAGAGCGGCAGGCCCGCTTCGAGGCGCAGCGAATCGCGCGCGCCCAGGCCCGCCGGGCGCACCTCGATCTCCGCGCAGAGGCGATTGGCGAGCGATTCGACGAATTCCGCAGGAACCGAGATTTCGAACCCGTCCTCGCCCGTATAGCCCGCGCGCGTGATCCGCAGCGGCCATTCGCCGAACTGGTAAAGGGTCGATTGCATGAAGACGAGATCATCGGGCACGCCGCGCATCACCCGCCCCAGCGCCGTCGCCGCCTTGGGGCCCTGAAGGGCGATCAGCGCCTGATCGTCCATATGGGTCAGCGTGACATCGTCCGACAAATGTTCGCGCAAATGGGCGATATCATCCCACTTCATCGCGCCGTTAACGACGACGTAATAGGCCGGTTCGCCCCAATGGCCTTCGGTGCCAGCTTCTTCGTCGCCCTTGATCCAGGGGGTGGCGTTGGTGACCATCAGATCGTCGAGGATGCCGCCCTCGTCATTGAGCAGCAGCGAATAGCGCACCCGGCCCGGCTTCAGCGAGGCGATGGCGCCCGGCAGCAGCTTTTCCAGTTCCGCAGCCGCATTCTCGCCCGTGACCATCAGCTGGCCCATATGGCTGACATCGAACAGGCCCGCCTGGTCGCGCGTCCAGTCATGCTCGGCGACGATGCCGCCGCCCTGTTCCTTGTTGTACTGGATCGGCATCTGATAGCCCGCGAAGGGCACCATGCGCGCGCCCTTCTGGCGGTGCCAGGCATCCAGCGGCAGCATCTCGGTGGTTTCGGGCGTATCGCCGGTGTCGTCGCTCATATCAGGCCCCGCAAGCATGGTGGCGCCGCAAACGGCGCAATCGAAATCCATGCCCCCTCTGTCGGGAAACCTGAGAGCTTAGCCGGCCATGACGGTTGCCCGTGACAGCTGGCATTCCCCTTCGGTGGCCGCCAGCGGTTCGCACCGCGAGCAACGCTTTCCAGAGTGTCGAGGGCCCGCGCGGTCCCTTTGCCTGAGAGTTTCCGGGGCGGTTGCTCCTTCGGCGCCGCCGGGCCGACCGGAACCGGCCTGCCCCGCGAGCTCTCCCGCGCGCGCCCGCCACAGAATCGCTTCCGCAGCAGACCGCTATCCGGTGGACGTTTCGCGCACGCCGGTCAATCGGCAAACGGCGCGGATCGGCGCTTTTGCTCAGGTCAGAGGGCTTACGCGTTGAGCCACAGGAGATAGAGCGCCGACAGCACGATCCACGCCCCGTCCAGCGTCTTCAACCGCTTCGCGCCCAGCCACAAGGCGACAGGCCGCGCCAAGAAGCCGCCCAGCATGGCGGCGGGCGCCGCGAGCAGGACGACCTCCCACTGGATCGTGCCCGCTTCGATATGCCACACGGCTCCGGCGATCACGCTGACGGCCGAGATCACGCAGGCCGCCCCAGTGCACAGCAGCACGGGATAATGGCGGATGAAGAGATAGAGCGCCACCAGCTCACCCACGCCGACCGAGAACAGCGCCGTGATCGGGCCACCAACGAGGCCGATAGCGACCAGCACGAACAGATCGCCCCCTGCTAACCGATCGCGCTCCTGCCGCCGCGCATTCACCGTCCAGGTCGCGAGGATGAGAGCGCTGCCGAGCAGGATGGAAAAGCCCTTATAGGCGAGCAGGACCGCGTGCTGGTCGAGGCTGGCGAGCCGCTGGGTCAGCAGCATTCCGGGGAGCGACAGCGCCAGGACACACAGGACGACGCGCGCGAAATCCCGTATCCTCACGCTTGCTTCGAAAGCGCCCGGCTCCGGCTGGTGCAGCAGCCGGTCGGTCCAGCGCAGCGCCCCCATGCTCATTCCGAAGCTCTGGATCGCCATCGACACGCCGACCACCTGCAAGGGCGCGAGCGCCATCACGTCGAGTTCGCGCAGGGCGTTGAAAACCGGCACGAACACCACGCCGCCGCCCGTCCCCGACGTATTCGCAATGATCGCCCCGACGAGCCCGACTGCGGGCAGGAACCACAGGCTGCCCAGCAAGGCGGGCGAAACCGGGACCAGCAGCCAGAGCGCTGCGTAGGCAAACAGCAGCACCGCGCCGCCGATCAGGACGATGCGGCCGGGCGGCACCCTGCTCAGTCGAGATTGGGCCGCAGCCATCTTTCCGCCGTGGCGAGATCGACTCCGCGCCGCCGCGCGTAATCCTCGAGCTGGTCGCGCCCGATCCGCGCGACGCCGAAATATTCGCTTTCGGGATGTCCGAAATAGAACCCGCTCACCGCCGCGGTCGGCCACATGGCGAAGCTTTCGGTCAGGGTCAGCCCCGCATTCTCCGGCGCGTCGAGCAGATCGAACAGGATCGGCTTCAACGAGTGATCCGGGCAGGCAGGATAGCCGGGCGCCGGGCGGATACCGCGATACTCTTCCTTGATAAGCGCCTGATTGGTCAGCTGTTCGTGCGGCGCATAACCCCACAGATCGGTGCGCACATATTGATGCAGTCGCTCCGCGAAGGCTTCGGCGAAGCGATCGGCCAGCGCCTTCAGGAGGATATCCGAATAATCGTCCTTATCGGCGCGGAAGCGTTCGGAATGCGGATCGATCCCGTGAATGCCGACCGCGAAGCCGCCCATCCAGTCACCCGCCGGATCGATGAAATCGGCAAGGCACATATTGGCCCGCTCGCGCGATTTCTTGACCTGCTGGCGCAGGAAGGGGAGCGTGACATGGCCGCTGTCGAGATGGAGCGTGATGTCGTCGCCATCGCGCGCGCAGGGCCAGAAACCGCAGACGCCGCGCGCGGTCAGCCATTTCTCCGCGATGATCCGGTCGAGCATCGCATTGGCATCGGCGAACAATTGCGTCGCCGTCTCGCCCACCACCTCGTCGTCCAGGATCTTGGGATAGGTCCCGTGCAGTTCCCAAGCGCGGAAGAACGGGGTCCAGTCGATATAGTCGCGCAATTCCGCGAGATCCCAATCGGGAAAGACGTGACGCCCCGGCTGGAGCGGGGGCGCGGCCTTGTCCGACAGATAGATGTCGAAGAAATTGGCGCGCGCCTCTTCGAGCGACAGCAGGACGCTTTTCGACTGGCCTTCGCGCGCCTTCCTGACCTTGACGTATTCGCCCGCCGTGTCGGTGACGAAATCGTCGCGCTGGGTGTCCGACAGAAGCCGGCTCGCGACGCCGACGGCGCGGCTGGCATCGAGGACGTGGATCACCGGGCCTTCATAGGCCGGATCGATCCGCAGCGCCGTGTGCACCTTGCTCGTGGTCGCCCCGCCGATCAGCAGCGGCATGGTCATCTTCGCGGACTGCATTTCCTGCGCCACAGTCACCATTTCGTCCAGCGACGGGGTGATGAGGCCCGACAGCCCGATCATGTCGGCCTGGTTCTCGTTCGCCGCCGCGAGAATCTGCGACCAGGGCACCATGACGCCCAGATCGACCACCTCGTACCCGTTGCACTGCAACACCACGCCGACGATGTTCTTGCCGATATCGTGGACGTCGCCCTTTACCGTGGCCATGATGATGGTGCCCTTGGCCTTGGCGCCCGGTTCCTTGCTCGCCTCGATGAAGGGGATGAGGTGCGCGACCGCTTTCTTCATCACGCGCGCCGATTTGACGACCTGCGGCAGGAACATCTTGCCCGATCCGAACAGGTCGCCGACGACGTTCATCCCGTCCATCAGCGGGCCTTCGATGACCTCGATGGGCCGCGCGAATTGCTGCCGCGCTTCCTCGGTATCGGCGACGACATGCGCGTCGATGCCCTTGACCAGCGCGTGCTCCAGCCGGCGCTTCACGTCCCAGCCGCGCCATTCCTCCGCCGCCTTCTCGTCCGCCGCACTCTTGCTGCGATAGCTTTCGGCAAGGTCGATCAGACGTTCGGTCGCGTCCTTACGGCGCATGAGGATCACGTCCTCGCACGCCTCGCGCAGTTCCGGGTCGATCTGGTCGTAAACGTCGAGCTGACCGGCATTCACGATCGCCATGTCGAGCCCGGCGGGGATCGCGTGATAGAGGAAGACCGAATGCATCGCGCGGCGCACGGTCTCGTTGCCGCGAAAGCTGAAGCTCAGATTGGACAGGCCGCCGCTGGTCTTCGCCTTGGGGCAGCGGCGCTTGATTTCGGCCACTGCTTCGAGGAAATCGAGGCCATACCGGTCATGCTCCTCGATCCCCGTGGCGACCGCGAAGATGTTGGGATCGAAGATGATATCCTCGGGCGGGAAGCCTATCCCGACGAGCAGGTCATAGGCGCGCGAACAGATTTCGACCTTGCGCGCCTTGGTATCGGCCTGTCCCGTTTCGTCGAACGCCATGACCACGACCGCCGCCCCATAATCGCGACAGATACGAGCGTGTTCGAGGAAGGGCTCCTCGCCCTCCTTCATCGAGATCGAATTGACGATCGGCTTGCCGCTGACGCATTTCAGACCTGCCTCGATCACGTCGAATTTGGAGCTGTCGATCATCACCGGCACGCGTGCGATATCGGGCTCGGCGGCGATCAGCTTGAGAAAAGTGGTCATCGCCTGCTTCGCGTCGAGCAGGCCCTCGTCCATATTGATGTCGATGATCTGCGCGCCGTTCTCGACCTGCTCGCGCGCGACCTCCACGGCTGGTTCATAATCGCCCGCCATGATCAGCTTCTTGAAGCGCGCCGATCCGGTGACATTGGTGCGCTCGCCGATATTGACGAAGCGGGCGGTGGTAAGATCGCTCATGGAATGCTCAGACCTGTTCGAGATCGCGCGCCAGCACGACGTCGTCATAAAGAGTGCCGCCGACATCGAAGCGGCGCGTTGCGATCTGGCGGAAGCCGTGCTTCGCATAGAAGCCGATCGCGCGGTGATTGTCGTCCTTCACGCCCAGCAGCAGGCGCGAATGCTCCGCTGCTCCGGCGATGACGCTCGCCAGCAAGCGCGCTGCCGTATCGCCGCCATGAAAGCGGGAGAGAAGGTAGATTTTCTTGAGCTCGATATCGCCCGGTCCCGAAGCGTCGAGTTCCGGCGCAGTCAGCATCGCATAGCCGACCGGCGCGCCGTCGAGTTCCGCCAGCCAAGCTCGCGCACCGCCTGCCAATCGCTCGCGCAGGTGATCGACCGCGTGATGGCGCGCGCAGTGCGTCACCAGCGCCTCGCCATCGATCATGCCGGCAAAGGTTTCGAGGAAAGTCGCATCGGCCACCAGCGACAGGCGCGCCGCATCCCCCGCGCTCGCTTCGCGAATGGCGATATCGGGTCGGGCGGTTGCGCTCATGCCGCTCCGATCACGCCGCGATCGTAAAGGGTTCGAGCCCGGCGAGCTGCATATCGGCCTCGACCTCAGGCACGGTGCGCGGCGTCACGCCTTCGACCGCGCGCGCCATCGCCGCGATGTGATCGGGCGTCGATCCGCAGCAGCCGCCCAGCGCGTTGATGCGCCTGTTCTCGGCCCATACGCGCGTCAGCGATGCGGTCGTCTCGGGCAGTTCGTCATATTCGCCGAGATCGTTGGGGAGGCCTGCATTGGGATAGGCCATCAGATAGGTGTCGGCGATATCGGACAGCAGCTGGACATGCGGGCGCAGCTGTTCCGCGCCGAAGCTGCAATTCAGCCCGATCGTCAGCGGCTTGGCGTGGCGCACGGTATACCAGAACGCCTCCACAGTATGGCCCGACAGGTTGCGGCCCGACAGGTCGGTCAGCGTCAGCGAGATCATCAGCGGGATATCGGTACCGAGTTCGCGTTCGAGCTGCTTGACCGCCATGATCGCGGCCTTGCAATTCAGCGTGTCGAACACCGTCTCGATCAGGATGAAATCCGCCCCGCCCTCGATCAGGGCGGCGCATTGTTCGCGGTAGACATCGACGATGGTGTCGAAATCGACCTCGCGAAAGCCGGGGTCCTCGACATCGGGGGAGAGCGAAAGCGTCTTGTTGGTCGGCCCCACCGCGCCCGCGACGAAGCGGGGGATGCCGTCCTTCGCGCTCCGCTCGTCGACCGCCTCGCGGATGATGCGCGCGGCGGACACGTTGATGTCACGCACCAGCCCTTCCGCGCCGTAATCGGCCTGGCTGATGCGATTGGCGTTGAAGGTGTTGGTGGCGAGGATATGCGCGCCCGCATCGATATAGCTGTCGCAGATCTTTCGGATGACCTGCGGCTGGGTCAGATTGACGAGATCGTTATTGCCCTTCTGGTCATGATTCAGCCCGGTATCGCCCGCATAATCCTCGGGCGAGAGCTTCGCGCGCTGGATTTCGGTGCCGTAGGGGCCGTCCTTGATCAGGATGCGCGCCTTGGCGGCCGTTTCGAAGTCTTCGCGTTTGGTCATGTGTCGGCTTTCGGGCGCAGGCCGAGCATATGGCAGATGGCATAGCTCAGCTCGGCGCGGTTGAGAGTGTAGAAATGGAACTGGCGCACGCCGCCCGCATAGAGACGACGGCAGAGTTCGGCGGCGATGGTGGCGCTGACCAGCTGGCGCGCTTCGGGTTTTTCATCGAGGCCTTCGAACAGCCCCTCCATCCAGTGCGGGATCGCCGTGCCGCACAGGCCGGACATCTTCTGTACCGCGGCGAAGCTCATCACCGGCATGATGCCCGGCACGATCTCCCCCTCGATCCCCGCCGCCGCCGCGCGGTCGCGAAAATCGAAGAAACATTCCGGCTCGAAGAAGAATTGCGTGATCGCGCGCGTCGCGCCCGCGTCGAACTTGGCCTTGAGATTGTCGAGATCCGCCTGGCGATCTTTCGAATCGGGATGCATCTCGGGATAGGCGGCGGCCGAAATCTCGAAATCGCCGACCTTCTTCAATCCCTTGATGAGATCGACCGCGTTCTCGTAGCCGCCGGGATGGGGCGCATAACCCGCCTCGCTATCGGGCGCATCGCCGCGCAGGGCGACGATATGGCGGATGCCCTCCTCCCAGTAATGCCGGGCCACCGCATCGACCTCCTCGCGCGTCGCGGCGACGCAGGTGAGGTGGGCAGCGGCGGGAATCTGGGCCTCGTTCTGAATGCGGACGACCTGTTCGTGCGTGCGCTCGCGCGTCGACCCGCCCGCGCCATAGGTCACCGATACGAAACGCGGATCGAGCGGCTTCAGCGTCTCGACACTCTGCCACAGCGTTTCGGCCATCTTCTCGCTCTTGGGCGGGAAGAATTCGAAGCTGACCTCGATATCGCCAACAAGGTCGGAAAACATCGGCGCTTCCAGAGCGCGCTGCGCTTCGCGCATCTGATCGAGCGTGGGGCTCATGACGCCGCCGCCGTTCTGGCGGGCAGGTTTTCGTCCGCCGCGAGGGCTATCCATATCTTGACCACCAGGGTTCCTCCGTCGAGCGATAGGGGGGGCTGCTGCGCCAGTCCCGCATCCGTCAGCAGCGTCTGCATCTGCGCATCCGAGAATCCGAGGCGGGCATGGGCGTGGCGTTCGCGCAATTCCTCGTGCCGATGGGCCGCGAAATCGACGATCGCGACCTTGCCGCCGGGCCTCAGGACCCGCGCGGCCTCGGCGATGGCGAGCGCGGGGTCCTGCGCGAAATGCAGCACCTGATGGAACAGGACCGTGTCGAAACTCGCATCGTTGAAGGGCAGCTGGGCGAAATCGCCCTGCACCAGCTCGACCCGCTCGGTCGGAAGATGCTGCAATTTGGCACGCGCGACGCGTAGCATGGCGAGGCTCTTATCGAGCGCGACGATCCGCTCGGCGGAGCGTGCGAACAGCTCCGCCATCCGGC
This genomic interval carries:
- a CDS encoding sulfite exporter TauE/SafE family protein; its protein translation is MAAAQSRLSRVPPGRIVLIGGAVLLFAYAALWLLVPVSPALLGSLWFLPAVGLVGAIIANTSGTGGGVVFVPVFNALRELDVMALAPLQVVGVSMAIQSFGMSMGALRWTDRLLHQPEPGAFEASVRIRDFARVVLCVLALSLPGMLLTQRLASLDQHAVLLAYKGFSILLGSALILATWTVNARRQERDRLAGGDLFVLVAIGLVGGPITALFSVGVGELVALYLFIRHYPVLLCTGAACVISAVSVIAGAVWHIEAGTIQWEVVLLAAPAAMLGGFLARPVALWLGAKRLKTLDGAWIVLSALYLLWLNA
- a CDS encoding GNAT family N-acetyltransferase, which encodes MSATARPDIAIREASAGDAARLSLVADATFLETFAGMIDGEALVTHCARHHAVDHLRERLAGGARAWLAELDGAPVGYAMLTAPELDASGPGDIELKKIYLLSRFHGGDTAARLLASVIAGAAEHSRLLLGVKDDNHRAIGFYAKHGFRQIATRRFDVGGTLYDDVVLARDLEQV
- the gcvT gene encoding glycine cleavage system aminomethyltransferase GcvT produces the protein MSDDTGDTPETTEMLPLDAWHRQKGARMVPFAGYQMPIQYNKEQGGGIVAEHDWTRDQAGLFDVSHMGQLMVTGENAAAELEKLLPGAIASLKPGRVRYSLLLNDEGGILDDLMVTNATPWIKGDEEAGTEGHWGEPAYYVVVNGAMKWDDIAHLREHLSDDVTLTHMDDQALIALQGPKAATALGRVMRGVPDDLVFMQSTLYQFGEWPLRITRAGYTGEDGFEISVPAEFVESLANRLCAEIEVRPAGLGARDSLRLEAGLPLYGHDLTADIDPVTADLTFALTKTRRESGGWMGHSACAVKLADGCADKRVGLVLEGRLPAREGAVIYHGEDAVGRVTSGGFSPTLGHPIAMGYVMSDHAGEGTELTVEVRNKRLPAKVAKLPFVPHRYHRGN
- the metH gene encoding methionine synthase, which produces MSDLTTARFVNIGERTNVTGSARFKKLIMAGDYEPAVEVAREQVENGAQIIDINMDEGLLDAKQAMTTFLKLIAAEPDIARVPVMIDSSKFDVIEAGLKCVSGKPIVNSISMKEGEEPFLEHARICRDYGAAVVVMAFDETGQADTKARKVEICSRAYDLLVGIGFPPEDIIFDPNIFAVATGIEEHDRYGLDFLEAVAEIKRRCPKAKTSGGLSNLSFSFRGNETVRRAMHSVFLYHAIPAGLDMAIVNAGQLDVYDQIDPELREACEDVILMRRKDATERLIDLAESYRSKSAADEKAAEEWRGWDVKRRLEHALVKGIDAHVVADTEEARQQFARPIEVIEGPLMDGMNVVGDLFGSGKMFLPQVVKSARVMKKAVAHLIPFIEASKEPGAKAKGTIIMATVKGDVHDIGKNIVGVVLQCNGYEVVDLGVMVPWSQILAAANENQADMIGLSGLITPSLDEMVTVAQEMQSAKMTMPLLIGGATTSKVHTALRIDPAYEGPVIHVLDASRAVGVASRLLSDTQRDDFVTDTAGEYVKVRKAREGQSKSVLLSLEEARANFFDIYLSDKAAPPLQPGRHVFPDWDLAELRDYIDWTPFFRAWELHGTYPKILDDEVVGETATQLFADANAMLDRIIAEKWLTARGVCGFWPCARDGDDITLHLDSGHVTLPFLRQQVKKSRERANMCLADFIDPAGDWMGGFAVGIHGIDPHSERFRADKDDYSDILLKALADRFAEAFAERLHQYVRTDLWGYAPHEQLTNQALIKEEYRGIRPAPGYPACPDHSLKPILFDLLDAPENAGLTLTESFAMWPTAAVSGFYFGHPESEYFGVARIGRDQLEDYARRRGVDLATAERWLRPNLD